A genomic window from Oculatellaceae cyanobacterium includes:
- a CDS encoding biotin transporter BioY, with product MSVPNEILWAIIGLLLTIGGNFLEAYIINFPWSWSQQGVHTHSVGVTYQIGAVLLVACLGGKNAGALSQIAYLVIGLMGFQVFDRGGGLEYFKQPTFGYLLGFIPGAWVCGYLAFRRQPKLEFLALSCFFGLLTIHFAGLSYLIVSQLFNWKVNYELSLFQGIMNYSFSPLPGQFVVVCAVTVIAFTLRKLMFY from the coding sequence GTGTCTGTTCCCAATGAAATTTTGTGGGCAATTATTGGCTTGCTGCTCACCATTGGTGGTAACTTTCTGGAAGCCTATATCATCAATTTTCCTTGGAGTTGGAGTCAACAAGGAGTTCATACTCACTCTGTGGGTGTTACCTACCAAATTGGTGCAGTATTACTTGTAGCCTGTTTGGGCGGCAAAAATGCTGGGGCGCTATCCCAAATTGCTTATCTAGTTATCGGTTTAATGGGGTTTCAGGTCTTTGATCGAGGTGGTGGTTTGGAGTATTTCAAACAACCAACCTTTGGATACTTACTAGGTTTTATCCCTGGCGCTTGGGTTTGTGGTTATCTCGCTTTTCGCAGACAACCAAAGTTGGAATTTCTAGCTTTGAGTTGTTTTTTTGGTTTGTTGACTATTCATTTCGCTGGCTTAAGCTATCTAATTGTCTCTCAATTATTTAACTGGAAAGTAAATTATGAATTATCCCTTTTTCAAGGTATAATGAATTACTCTTTTTCTCCTTTGCCTGGACAGTTTGTAGTTGTCTGCGCCGTAACAGTAATTGCTTTTACCCTACGCAAACTAATGTTTTACTAA
- a CDS encoding ABC transporter permease has protein sequence MASTKISSQVDVADKITNWLQGLFTNETFLYVVKRLLQALLTLFLASALSFAIIKLAPGDYLDTLRQNPKISPERIEELRRQFALDKPAFEQYWRWLVRVITKADFGTSFVYFRPVASLLWERIPATLLLAIASIIFTWGIAIPLGIIGAVNQNRMADRVLRVISYIGQGFPSFITALVLLIFAQFTSPFFPVGGMTSINYADLSPLGKVLDIGWHMILPTIALSITSFAGLQRITRGELLDVLRQDYIQTARAKGLPENRVIYVHALRNAINPLVTLLGFEFASLLSGAFIAEFFFNWPGLGRLILQAVTAQDLYLVMASLMMGAVMLILGNLLADLLLKAVDPRIRLEDLK, from the coding sequence ATGGCTTCTACTAAAATTTCTTCCCAGGTTGATGTTGCAGATAAAATTACTAATTGGCTACAAGGATTGTTTACTAATGAAACTTTTCTTTATGTAGTTAAGCGGTTGTTGCAGGCGCTGTTAACGCTATTCTTAGCCTCAGCGTTGAGTTTTGCGATTATTAAACTCGCTCCAGGGGATTATCTCGATACTTTGAGGCAAAATCCCAAAATTTCTCCTGAACGAATTGAGGAATTGAGGAGGCAATTTGCGCTGGATAAGCCAGCATTTGAGCAATATTGGCGTTGGTTGGTGCGGGTAATTACTAAGGCTGATTTTGGCACAAGTTTTGTTTATTTTCGCCCTGTAGCTTCTTTATTATGGGAGCGAATACCAGCAACTTTGCTGTTGGCGATCGCATCTATTATTTTTACTTGGGGTATTGCTATTCCTTTGGGTATTATTGGCGCTGTTAACCAAAATCGCATGGCTGACCGAGTATTGCGAGTCATTAGTTACATCGGTCAAGGTTTTCCGAGTTTTATCACTGCTTTAGTTTTGTTAATCTTTGCCCAATTTACTTCGCCTTTCTTTCCTGTGGGTGGTATGACGAGCATCAATTATGCTGACTTATCTCCTTTAGGTAAAGTGTTAGATATCGGCTGGCACATGATATTACCGACAATTGCTCTGAGTATCACTAGCTTCGCTGGGTTACAGCGAATTACGAGAGGTGAATTGTTAGATGTACTACGCCAAGACTACATTCAAACTGCCCGTGCGAAAGGACTACCAGAAAATCGGGTGATTTATGTTCACGCTTTGCGTAATGCAATTAACCCTCTAGTGACGTTACTTGGTTTTGAGTTTGCTAGCTTACTGAGTGGTGCTTTTATTGCGGAATTTTTCTTTAATTGGCCTGGTTTGGGACGTTTAATTTTGCAAGCTGTAACTGCTCAAGACCTTTATTTAGTTATGGCAAGTTTGATGATGGGTGCTGTCATGCTAATTTTGGGCAACTTGTTGGCAGATTTACTACTAAAAGCTGTTGATCCTCGAATTCGTTTGGAAGATCTTAAATAA
- a CDS encoding DUF4335 domain-containing protein, producing the protein MTIKRQYSLPNCTLILEGLSDGTSTTGQPDPRPIMSIVVNAECHFVGQRQPLTGGRDFLESLVSGVSAYAQEFLSTVPHPVASDHQPALLQLQPFPGKNLHRLTVQPNLVTSSVGSGSNLGQTAVVSQPIHFDLTTVQLFDLVEAVDQFLADSRTLPDLALKLKPVSKRDLTTREPVAKRAAPAALGVTTLAVTAIAFSLIPIPKVEPPKDTAPDAKAQATPSTTPVSSTTPTPSPTGTPSTTPTPSPTGTPSSTADLEALVASVPEITEPSQLYFLQRKIYNQIDLQWENRRELNRSLIYRLGVGKDGAILAYKPVNTAAGDRLNETPLQKLLYTPTNSEGAIAERIALFKVVFTDKGELQVSPWRGYTSKPSLGPQITNADQLKSLQQKLDEQIRPKWQGISNATRNLVYRVAVDKDGVLSDYEPQNQSAFDYLKQTPLPEVLKNSNSKVDIEEPLAHFKLVLKPSGVTEISPW; encoded by the coding sequence ATGACGATTAAACGTCAGTATAGTCTGCCCAACTGTACGCTAATTTTGGAAGGGTTGAGTGATGGCACATCTACGACGGGTCAGCCAGATCCCCGTCCAATCATGTCAATTGTGGTAAATGCTGAGTGCCATTTTGTAGGTCAGCGACAACCACTAACTGGAGGGAGGGACTTTCTGGAAAGTCTGGTGTCAGGGGTTAGTGCTTATGCTCAAGAATTTTTAAGTACAGTACCGCACCCAGTCGCTTCGGATCACCAGCCAGCTTTATTGCAGTTGCAGCCGTTTCCAGGTAAGAATTTGCACCGTTTAACGGTACAGCCAAATTTAGTTACAAGCAGTGTAGGAAGCGGATCTAATCTAGGGCAGACGGCTGTAGTATCTCAACCCATACATTTTGATTTAACAACAGTACAGTTATTTGATTTAGTGGAGGCGGTGGATCAATTCCTAGCTGACTCCCGTACCCTACCAGATTTAGCACTAAAGCTAAAACCAGTATCTAAGCGCGATCTAACTACTCGTGAGCCAGTTGCCAAGCGAGCAGCACCAGCCGCACTAGGGGTGACAACTTTGGCAGTGACGGCGATCGCTTTTTCTTTGATCCCTATTCCCAAAGTGGAGCCTCCCAAAGATACAGCACCAGATGCTAAGGCGCAGGCAACTCCTAGTACAACTCCAGTTTCTAGTACAACTCCAACTCCTAGCCCTACTGGAACTCCAAGTACAACTCCAACTCCTAGCCCTACTGGAACTCCAAGTTCTACTGCTGACTTGGAAGCTTTGGTTGCTTCAGTACCAGAAATTACTGAGCCAAGTCAGCTATATTTTTTACAACGGAAAATTTACAACCAAATTGATCTGCAATGGGAAAATCGACGTGAACTGAATAGAAGCCTGATCTATCGCTTAGGGGTAGGCAAAGATGGGGCAATTCTAGCTTACAAACCAGTTAATACAGCAGCAGGCGATCGCTTAAATGAAACACCGCTACAAAAGTTACTCTACACTCCCACTAATAGCGAAGGTGCGATCGCAGAACGTATAGCCTTATTCAAGGTGGTATTTACTGATAAAGGCGAGCTACAAGTTAGCCCCTGGCGAGGATATACTAGCAAACCTAGCTTAGGGCCACAAATAACCAATGCTGACCAACTAAAAAGCTTACAGCAGAAGCTAGACGAACAAATTAGACCGAAATGGCAAGGTATATCTAATGCAACTCGAAATTTGGTATATCGAGTTGCTGTGGATAAAGACGGTGTACTTTCAGACTATGAACCGCAAAATCAATCCGCCTTCGATTACCTCAAACAAACTCCTCTTCCTGAAGTACTTAAAAATAGCAACTCTAAAGTAGATATCGAGGAACCTTTAGCCCACTTTAAGCTGGTTTTAAAACCTAGCGGTGTTACGGAAATTAGCCCTTGGTAA
- the bioB gene encoding biotin synthase BioB, with protein MVQAPLSTSVNPTTSDFLCESEQSVQAWLLNLAEQIIAGKRLDREEAIALTKIEGQDNILLLCQAADLVRQGCCGNTVDLCSIINVKSGNCSENCGFCAQSAHHPTEDSPIYGLKSSEEILTQAKSAELAGAKRFCLVSQGRGPKYSSPKSGEFERILETVRLITTETNIKPCCALGELTPEQAQALKDAGVTRYNHNLEASENFFPEIVTTHSWRDRVETIKHLKSAGIQACTGGILGMGESWEDRVDLALALRELEVESVPLNLLNPRSGTPLEEVDKIDPFEALKAIAIFRLLLPTQIIRYAGGRETVMGELQSLGLKAGINAMLIGHYLTTLGQPPDQDHAMLESLGLTGGEAPIPGEYPTKPTTAIYSDREIK; from the coding sequence GTGGTTCAAGCGCCCTTATCAACTTCAGTAAATCCAACAACCTCTGATTTCCTGTGTGAGTCTGAACAGTCAGTGCAAGCGTGGCTGTTAAATCTTGCTGAACAGATTATTGCTGGGAAGCGCCTGGATAGAGAAGAAGCGATCGCACTCACCAAAATTGAAGGTCAAGACAACATATTGCTACTCTGCCAAGCTGCCGATTTGGTACGCCAAGGCTGCTGTGGCAATACTGTAGACTTGTGCAGCATTATAAATGTTAAATCTGGCAACTGCTCCGAAAACTGTGGCTTCTGCGCTCAGTCGGCACACCATCCAACGGAAGATTCGCCGATTTATGGTCTGAAGTCTAGTGAAGAAATTCTCACTCAAGCCAAATCAGCCGAATTAGCTGGCGCAAAAAGATTTTGTTTAGTCAGTCAAGGACGTGGCCCTAAATATTCCAGCCCGAAATCAGGGGAATTTGAACGCATCCTAGAAACAGTAAGGCTGATTACAACCGAAACTAATATTAAGCCTTGTTGCGCTTTGGGAGAATTAACCCCAGAACAAGCACAAGCTTTAAAAGATGCTGGTGTGACTCGATATAACCATAATTTAGAGGCATCGGAAAACTTTTTTCCAGAAATAGTTACAACTCATAGTTGGCGCGATCGCGTTGAAACTATTAAGCATTTAAAATCAGCCGGAATTCAAGCTTGTACTGGTGGCATTCTCGGCATGGGAGAAAGTTGGGAAGACAGGGTAGATCTAGCTTTGGCGCTGCGGGAATTAGAAGTAGAATCTGTGCCACTCAACTTACTTAATCCCAGAAGCGGGACACCATTAGAAGAAGTTGACAAAATAGATCCTTTTGAAGCACTCAAAGCGATCGCTATTTTCCGCTTGCTTTTGCCAACCCAAATCATTCGTTATGCTGGGGGGCGGGAAACTGTCATGGGCGAACTGCAATCTTTAGGACTAAAAGCAGGCATCAACGCCATGCTAATTGGACACTACCTCACCACTCTAGGGCAACCTCCAGACCAAGATCATGCTATGTTAGAATCCCTTGGTCTAACTGGTGGAGAAGCACCTATTCCTGGTGAATATCCCACTAAGCCAACAACAGCTATATACTCAGACAGAGAAATCAAATAA
- the pstS gene encoding phosphate ABC transporter substrate-binding protein PstS translates to MIFRINLLNPSRLATSISLVALTVGLAACGGGQGGSDNTATNNNAPSATPGKLDLAQNVSLTGAGASFPAPLYLRWFGDFNKKYPKAQINYQSVGSGAGVEQFTAGTVDFGASDVAMKEEEIQKVKQGALLLPMTAGSIVLAYNLPSVETGLKLPRAVYTDILLGKIKTWNDPKITAANSGVNLPNLPITVVHRSDGSGTTGVFTQHLSAISPEWKSKVGDGKTVDWPVGVGAKGNEGVTAQIVQTQGSIGYIEYGYAKQNNVKFAALENKAGSFVLPSEESASKTLAAVKLPENLRAFITDPEGQESYPVVTYTWLLAYKQYPDAAKAKALEAMIEYGLTEGQKNSSELGYVPLPQNIVAQVAAAADQISADYKIDVGGTTATK, encoded by the coding sequence ATGATTTTCCGTATTAATCTGCTTAATCCATCTCGTCTAGCTACCTCAATTTCTTTGGTAGCACTGACAGTCGGTTTGGCTGCTTGTGGTGGTGGACAGGGCGGTTCGGACAATACTGCCACTAACAATAATGCTCCTAGTGCAACTCCAGGGAAACTAGACTTAGCTCAAAATGTCTCGTTAACTGGTGCTGGTGCTTCTTTTCCGGCTCCTTTGTATCTGCGTTGGTTTGGCGATTTTAATAAAAAATATCCCAAGGCTCAGATCAATTATCAGTCAGTTGGTAGCGGCGCTGGGGTAGAACAATTTACTGCTGGGACTGTAGACTTTGGAGCCAGCGATGTGGCGATGAAGGAAGAAGAAATCCAGAAAGTAAAACAGGGAGCTTTATTGCTGCCCATGACGGCTGGTAGCATTGTGTTAGCCTACAATCTCCCCAGTGTTGAAACTGGATTAAAGCTACCCAGAGCAGTTTATACTGATATCTTGCTAGGCAAAATTAAGACTTGGAACGACCCTAAAATTACTGCTGCTAACTCTGGCGTTAATTTACCTAATCTACCCATAACCGTTGTGCATCGTTCTGATGGTAGTGGCACTACAGGTGTGTTTACCCAACATCTCAGCGCCATTAGTCCGGAGTGGAAAAGCAAGGTGGGAGACGGCAAGACTGTCGATTGGCCTGTCGGTGTTGGTGCTAAAGGTAATGAAGGCGTTACCGCGCAAATCGTACAAACTCAAGGCTCAATTGGTTACATTGAATATGGTTATGCCAAGCAAAATAATGTGAAATTTGCTGCTTTGGAAAATAAAGCAGGTAGCTTTGTTCTCCCTAGCGAAGAATCGGCATCTAAAACCTTAGCCGCAGTAAAACTGCCGGAAAATCTGCGAGCATTTATTACAGACCCCGAAGGTCAAGAATCCTATCCAGTTGTGACCTACACTTGGTTACTTGCTTATAAGCAGTATCCTGATGCTGCCAAAGCAAAAGCCTTAGAAGCTATGATTGAATACGGCTTAACTGAAGGACAAAAGAATTCTTCAGAGCTAGGTTATGTACCTTTGCCCCAAAACATAGTTGCTCAAGTAGCTGCTGCTGCCGATCAAATTAGCGCCGACTATAAAATTGATGTAGGTGGTACTACTGCCACTAAATAG
- a CDS encoding transglycosylase domain-containing protein: MTPPHQQQRPPQTILGQVTQAVQTIQAKINFSQLALKPNAKVPELWVQEADAPKAEVYPLLGDRYILGRSSKSCDIVVRNPVVSQVHLSLTREGQGATSFVLKDENSTNGIYLGRRRINSLPLRHGDVLNLGPPELAQAVRVQYHYPPPWYIQAIRYSLYGLGGVTGLFALVIGIESSKVAVRPLPDATGPVVVYSSELETPLRPPRSEAHIDMQRLSDFSPYLPKAVMASEDARYYWHLGVDPIGTLRAILINTKKGEVRQGGSSITQQVARSLFRKYVGTQDSIGRKVREAVVSLKLEAFYSKDRILLTYLNRVFLGSDTSGFEDASRHYFGKSAHDLTLSEAATLVGILPAPNAFNPCQSYETALKRRNLVLGRMVSVGAISQNEAREARRSRLEVNTKACEPSKNTKAPYLYGYVFEELRQILGDEVAREGNFLIETGVDLQMQQQAETSLRNHVSTVGSANRFSQGAMVTLDSSTGLIRAMVGGTNYQQSQFNRVTGAQRQPGSTFKLFSYTAAIEQGISPGKSYSCAPLNWQGFRYRGCEHGASGSADMYTGMALSENVIALRIAQDVGLGKVVQTAQRLGVKSPLNPIPGLVIGQSEANVLEMTGAFGAIANHGVWNPPRAIKRIYDSSDCSDRSQPKTCRLIYDATQDSQGSQQVLQRSVADTVTALLRGVVQRGTGRSASLGLGEAGKTGTTDRNVDLWFIGFVPKNQLVTGIWLGNDNNSPTNGSSAQAAQLWGNYMRKVVQ; the protein is encoded by the coding sequence ATGACACCTCCTCATCAGCAACAACGTCCGCCTCAAACTATTCTGGGTCAAGTGACTCAGGCAGTACAGACTATTCAAGCAAAAATTAATTTTTCCCAACTGGCACTTAAACCTAATGCTAAAGTGCCGGAATTATGGGTACAGGAAGCTGATGCGCCTAAAGCAGAAGTATATCCGTTGCTAGGCGATCGCTACATTCTGGGACGCAGTTCTAAATCCTGCGATATTGTAGTGCGTAACCCAGTTGTCAGCCAAGTACATTTGTCTTTAACAAGGGAAGGGCAGGGCGCAACATCTTTTGTTCTCAAAGATGAAAATTCTACAAATGGGATTTATCTGGGTAGACGTAGGATCAATTCTTTACCCTTGCGGCATGGTGATGTGCTTAACCTGGGGCCACCAGAATTAGCTCAAGCTGTTCGGGTTCAGTACCATTATCCGCCTCCGTGGTATATCCAAGCTATTCGCTACAGCCTTTATGGACTAGGCGGAGTAACAGGGCTGTTTGCATTGGTAATTGGTATTGAGTCCTCTAAAGTTGCGGTGCGACCTTTACCAGATGCTACAGGCCCAGTAGTTGTTTACTCTAGTGAACTAGAAACGCCGCTACGTCCGCCCCGTAGTGAGGCTCATATTGATATGCAGCGATTATCAGATTTTTCGCCCTACCTCCCGAAAGCGGTAATGGCATCAGAAGATGCTCGCTACTACTGGCATTTGGGTGTTGATCCCATTGGAACTTTAAGGGCAATACTAATAAACACCAAAAAAGGTGAAGTGCGCCAAGGTGGTAGTTCGATCACACAGCAGGTGGCGCGTAGTTTGTTTCGTAAGTATGTTGGAACCCAAGATTCTATCGGTAGAAAAGTGCGAGAAGCGGTAGTTTCTCTGAAGTTAGAAGCTTTTTATAGCAAAGACAGAATTCTGCTAACTTACTTAAATCGTGTGTTTTTGGGTTCAGATACCTCTGGGTTTGAAGATGCGTCACGACATTACTTTGGCAAGTCCGCTCACGACCTCACTCTTTCGGAAGCAGCGACATTAGTGGGGATTTTGCCAGCGCCTAATGCTTTCAATCCTTGCCAAAGTTATGAAACGGCACTGAAACGTCGTAATTTGGTGCTGGGTCGGATGGTATCTGTAGGGGCAATTAGTCAGAATGAGGCAAGAGAGGCGAGGCGATCGCGTCTTGAAGTCAACACCAAAGCTTGCGAACCTAGCAAAAACACGAAAGCACCCTATTTATATGGATATGTGTTTGAGGAACTACGGCAAATATTGGGAGATGAAGTAGCCAGAGAAGGTAATTTCCTAATTGAAACAGGCGTTGATTTGCAGATGCAACAGCAAGCCGAAACGAGTCTCCGCAACCACGTTAGTACTGTGGGCAGTGCTAATAGATTTTCTCAAGGAGCGATGGTTACCTTAGACTCTAGCACTGGTTTAATTCGGGCGATGGTCGGGGGGACAAACTACCAACAAAGCCAGTTTAATCGGGTTACAGGAGCCCAACGCCAGCCAGGATCGACTTTTAAGTTATTTAGTTACACGGCCGCTATTGAGCAGGGAATATCGCCGGGAAAGTCTTATTCCTGCGCCCCGCTAAATTGGCAAGGCTTTAGATATCGTGGCTGTGAACATGGAGCTAGTGGTAGTGCGGATATGTACACAGGCATGGCGCTTTCAGAAAACGTCATTGCTTTGCGGATAGCACAGGACGTAGGGTTAGGAAAAGTAGTGCAGACGGCACAACGGCTAGGAGTGAAGTCTCCCCTAAATCCTATTCCTGGTTTGGTAATTGGTCAAAGCGAAGCCAATGTATTAGAAATGACTGGTGCTTTTGGTGCGATCGCTAATCATGGCGTTTGGAACCCACCCCGTGCGATCAAGCGAATTTATGATAGTAGTGACTGTAGCGATCGCTCTCAACCTAAAACTTGTCGCTTGATTTATGACGCTACCCAAGATAGTCAAGGTAGTCAGCAAGTGCTACAACGTTCCGTCGCCGATACAGTAACTGCTTTGCTCAGAGGAGTTGTGCAGCGCGGCACAGGTCGCAGTGCTAGTCTAGGATTGGGGGAGGCTGGTAAAACAGGCACAACCGACCGCAACGTTGATTTGTGGTTTATTGGTTTTGTCCCCAAAAATCAGCTAGTTACAGGTATTTGGTTAGGAAACGACAATAATTCCCCCACCAATGGTAGCAGCGCCCAAGCCGCTCAGTTGTGGGGAAACTATATGCGTAAAGTTGTGCAGTAA
- the pstC gene encoding phosphate ABC transporter permease subunit PstC — translation MTTEAKDAKPAIQHTSQVAKSLDRGFIWVTRLFALGIAAILLWIAVQVASAALPAIREFGFSFLASSTWNPVNGNYGVLAPVYGTLVSSFIALLLAVPIGVGTAVLLSENFLPPNVRLVLVFLVELLAAIPSVVYGLWGIFVLIPLLNQLGGWLHSNFGWLPIFSTPPTGPSMLPAGLILTIMILPIITAISRDALISVPSELRQAAIGLGATRWETIFQVIIPAAFSGIVSAVMLALGRAMGETMAVTMVIGNSNKISPSLLAPANTISSLLANQFAEASGIQVAALMYAALILFILTLLVNILAELIVIRMRRL, via the coding sequence ATGACTACAGAAGCTAAGGATGCTAAACCAGCAATCCAACATACATCACAAGTAGCAAAGTCATTAGATCGAGGTTTTATTTGGGTAACTCGGCTCTTTGCACTAGGAATCGCTGCTATCTTGCTGTGGATAGCTGTGCAGGTTGCTAGTGCAGCTTTGCCCGCAATTCGTGAGTTTGGTTTCAGCTTTCTAGCTTCTAGCACTTGGAATCCCGTCAATGGGAACTACGGGGTGCTTGCTCCAGTTTATGGAACTTTGGTGAGTTCTTTTATAGCTTTGCTTTTAGCTGTACCAATTGGAGTTGGCACTGCTGTCTTACTTAGTGAGAATTTCTTACCGCCAAATGTGCGCTTAGTGCTGGTATTTTTGGTAGAACTGTTAGCAGCTATTCCCAGTGTTGTATATGGTTTGTGGGGAATTTTTGTTTTGATTCCCTTATTAAATCAACTAGGGGGATGGCTGCATAGTAATTTTGGCTGGCTACCTATTTTTAGCACCCCTCCAACAGGCCCAAGTATGTTGCCTGCTGGGTTGATTCTAACTATTATGATTTTGCCAATTATCACAGCGATCTCCCGTGATGCTTTAATTTCCGTTCCTTCTGAGCTTAGACAAGCTGCTATTGGATTGGGGGCAACTCGTTGGGAAACAATATTTCAGGTAATTATACCTGCTGCTTTTTCGGGCATTGTTAGTGCTGTGATGTTGGCGCTGGGGCGTGCGATGGGCGAAACAATGGCTGTGACGATGGTAATTGGAAATTCCAACAAGATTAGCCCTTCGCTACTAGCACCCGCTAACACGATTTCTTCGCTGCTGGCTAATCAATTTGCTGAAGCTAGTGGTATACAAGTAGCTGCACTGATGTATGCTGCTTTAATTTTGTTTATCTTGACGCTATTAGTTAATATCCTGGCTGAGTTAATTGTGATTCGTATGAGGCGGCTATAA
- a CDS encoding DUF3038 domain-containing protein yields MPRRAKVQIDLILLAIEALELGGSELMLAMVRDLQLQEIIKNRVVLWRLRSTNPLRKAHSRRNLTLDEAKALVVVACYIARRLTVVIRQFLLEYQQLNEKQLPVENNFRLSEYLERFRAHFRSRMNPRRTTVSDYRSDEKLNALAMSLLSQLLFCTGTSGMQRFWISLFDGEVE; encoded by the coding sequence ATGCCACGTCGGGCTAAAGTGCAAATTGACCTGATTCTACTGGCAATAGAAGCCTTGGAACTGGGGGGTTCTGAACTTATGTTGGCAATGGTAAGGGATCTGCAACTTCAGGAGATCATCAAAAACAGAGTAGTATTGTGGCGTTTGCGTAGTACCAACCCTTTACGAAAAGCTCATAGTAGACGTAACTTAACTTTAGATGAAGCCAAAGCATTAGTGGTGGTTGCCTGCTATATAGCCAGACGTTTAACTGTGGTTATCCGGCAGTTTTTACTGGAATACCAACAACTTAATGAAAAACAGCTACCTGTAGAAAACAATTTTCGCTTGTCTGAGTATTTAGAAAGGTTTAGGGCTCATTTCCGTAGTCGGATGAATCCACGACGCACAACTGTATCGGATTACAGGTCAGATGAAAAATTAAATGCTTTGGCAATGTCACTGTTGAGTCAACTGCTATTTTGTACTGGAACTTCTGGAATGCAACGCTTTTGGATCAGTTTGTTTGATGGAGAGGTGGAATGA
- the lspA gene encoding signal peptidase II, producing MNFKNIFFWIAALISLVLDWLTKNWVVQNFKIGETLNVLPGVFHFTYVTNTGAAFSLFSQGGSWLRWLSLAVSLGLMAFALFGPKFNIWEQIGYGLILGGALGNGIDRFVSGKVVDFLDFRLIQFPVFNLADVFINVGIICLLIASFQNTPTSNQRNHK from the coding sequence ATGAACTTTAAAAATATTTTTTTTTGGATTGCTGCGTTGATTAGTCTCGTTTTAGACTGGTTGACTAAAAATTGGGTGGTACAAAATTTCAAAATTGGCGAAACATTAAATGTGTTGCCTGGAGTATTTCACTTTACATACGTGACTAATACAGGGGCAGCATTTAGTTTATTTAGCCAGGGTGGAAGTTGGTTGCGGTGGTTGTCCTTGGCAGTCAGCTTAGGCTTGATGGCATTTGCCTTATTTGGCCCAAAGTTCAATATTTGGGAGCAAATCGGCTATGGCTTGATATTAGGAGGGGCATTAGGTAATGGTATTGATCGCTTTGTATCGGGTAAAGTCGTCGATTTTTTAGATTTCCGCCTGATTCAATTTCCAGTATTTAATTTAGCAGACGTATTTATTAACGTAGGAATTATATGTTTGTTGATTGCCAGCTTTCAGAATACCCCGACATCCAACCAACGAAATCATAAATAA
- a CDS encoding adenine phosphoribosyltransferase, translating to MDVKSLIREIPDFPKPGILFRDITTLLRDPEGLRYTIDTLTENCTAFDPDYVVGMESRGFIFGAPLAYKLGAGFIPVRKPGKLPAAVHTVEYELEYGMDKLEMHQDALRPGSRVLIVDDLIATGGTAAATAKLVQQIGCELVGFGFIIELIDLSGRKLLPDIPIKTLFQF from the coding sequence ATGGATGTAAAATCTCTGATCCGCGAGATTCCCGACTTTCCCAAACCAGGAATTTTGTTTCGAGACATTACCACACTGCTACGCGACCCAGAAGGACTACGTTATACCATTGATACCTTAACCGAGAATTGTACTGCTTTTGATCCAGATTACGTCGTCGGTATGGAGTCACGCGGTTTTATTTTTGGTGCGCCTCTAGCTTATAAATTGGGAGCAGGGTTTATTCCTGTACGTAAACCAGGGAAACTGCCTGCTGCTGTACATACTGTTGAGTATGAACTGGAGTACGGTATGGATAAACTAGAGATGCATCAAGATGCTTTGCGTCCAGGTAGTCGCGTTTTGATTGTGGATGATCTAATCGCCACAGGTGGGACTGCTGCTGCTACAGCCAAGTTAGTGCAGCAAATTGGCTGTGAACTGGTGGGCTTTGGCTTCATTATTGAGCTAATAGATTTGAGTGGGCGTAAACTATTACCAGATATTCCGATTAAGACGCTATTTCAATTTTAG